Proteins encoded together in one Felis catus isolate Fca126 chromosome B3, F.catus_Fca126_mat1.0, whole genome shotgun sequence window:
- the CHRM5 gene encoding muscarinic acetylcholine receptor M5 has translation MEGESHHNTTIVNDTPVNHQPLERHGLWEVITIAAVTAVVSLITIVGNVLVMISFKVNSQLKTVNNYYLLSLACADLIIGIFSMNLYTTYILMGRWVLGSLACDLWLALDYVASNASVMNLLVISFDRYFSITRPLTYRAKRTPKRAGIMIGLAWLISFILWAPAILCWQYLVGERTVPPDECQIQFLSEPTITFGTAIAAFYIPVSVMTILYCRIYRETEKRTKDLADLQGSDSMAEAEPRKPAHKALLRSCFSCPRPTLAQRERNQASWSSSRRSTSTTGKPSQVTGPSTEWAKVEQLTTCSSYPSSEDEDKPTTDPVFQVVYKSQAKESPREEFSAEEPKETFVKAHTEKKDYDTQKYFLSPGAAHRPRSQKCVAYKFRLVVKADGTQETNNGCHKLKIMPCSFPVSKDPSAKGLDPNLSHQMTKRKRMVLVKERKAAQTLSAILLAFIITWTPYNIMVLVSTFCDKCVPVTLWHLGYWLCYVNSTVNPICYALCNRTFRKTFKMLLLCRWKKKKVEEKPYWQGNSKLS, from the coding sequence ATGGAAGGAGAATCTCACCACAATACAACCATTGTCAATGACACCCCAGTAAATCACCAGCCTTTGGAACGCCATGGGTTGTGGGAAGTCATCACCATCGCAGCTGTGACTGCTGTGGTAAGCCTGATCACCATTGTGGGCAACGTCTTAGTCATGATCTCCTTCAAAGTCAATAGTCAACTGAAGACAGTGAACAACTATTACCTGCTCAGCTTAGCCTGTGCAGATCTCATCATTGGGATCTTCTCCATGAACCTCTACACTACCTACATCCTCATGGGACGCTGGGTGCTTGGGAGTCTGGCTTGTGACCTCTGGCTTGCACTGGACTATGTGGCTAGCAATGCTTCTGTCATGAACCTTCTGGTGATCAGTTTTGACCGTTACTTTTCTATCACAAGACCTCTGACATATCGGGCCAAGCGTACCCCAAAAAGGGCTGGCATCATGATTGGCCTGGCCTGGCTAATCTCCTTCATCCTTTGGGCCCCGGCAATCCTCTGCTGGCAATACCTGGTTGGGGAGCGGACAGTGCCACCAGATGAGTGTCAGATCCAGTTCCTCTCTGAGCCCACCATCACTTTCGGCACTGCCATCGCTGCCTTCTACATCCCTGTTTCGGTCATGACGATCCTCTACTGCCGAATCTATCGGGAAACAGAGAAGCGAACCAAGGACCTGGCTGACCTCCAGGGCTCTGACTCCATGGCTGAAGCTGAGCCAAGAAAGCCAGCTCATAAGGCTCTGCTGAGGTCCTGCTTTAGCTGCCCTCGACCCACACTGGCCCAGAGGGAAAGGAACCAAGCCTCCTGGTCATCCTCCCGCAGGAGCACTTCCACCACTGGGAAGCCATCCCAAGTCACCGGCCCAAGCACCGAGTGGGCCAAAGTCGAGCAGCTCACTACCTGTAGTAGCTACCCTTCCTCAGAGGATGAGGACAAGCCCACCACTGACCCTGTCTTCCAAGTAGTCTACAAGAGTCAAGCCAAGGAAAGCCCAAGGGAGGAATTCAGTGCTGAAGAGCCCAAGGAAACTTTTGTGAAAGCTCACACTGAGAAAAAGGACTATGACACCCAAAAATACTTCTTGTCCCCAGGTGCTGCTCATAGACCCAGGAGTCAGAAATGTGTGGCCTATAAGTTCCGATTGGTGGTAAAAGCTGATGGGACCCAGGAGACCAACAACGGCTGTCACAAGTTGAAAATCATGCCCTGCTCCTTCCCAGTGTCCAAGGACCCTTCAGCGAAAGGCCTGGATCCCAACCTCAGCCACCAAATGACCAAACGAAAGAGAATGGTCCTTGTCAAGGAGAGGAAAGCAGCCCAGACCTTGAGTGCCATCCTACTAGCCTTCATCATCACCTGGACCCCTTATAACATCATGGTCCTGGTTTCCACCTTCTGTGACAAGTGTGTCCCAGTCACCTTGTGGCACCTGGGCTACTGGCTGTGCTATGTCAACAGCACTGTCAACCCCATTTGCTACGCCCTCTGCAACAGAACCTTCAGGAAGACCTTTAAGATGCTGCTTCTCTGccgatggaaaaagaaaaaagtagaagagaagcCGTACTGGCAGGGGAACAGCAAGCTCTCTTGA